The stretch of DNA GGCGCGCGCAAATCGTGACTGAACATTGCGAGAAATCGTTTCAATGTTGCGTTTGCTTCGACAGTTTTTTTTGCTTCGCGTTCCACGTTTATTTTTTGCACCATCACTTCTTCGAGCAACCGTTTGCGGCTCATTCCAGCGGCAAGGTCGTTCGTAATTACGCTGAGCAAATTGAGTTCGTGATTCACATATTCAACATCTTTGAACGAGAACGCTTCCAACACGCCGAACAATTCACTTTGTACAACGAGCGGAAGAATAATGAGCGTTTTCAAATTCAGTTTTTCCACATCGCTCAAGAAATGTTTTGTCAATGTTCCGAATAACAATTCATCGGTAATGATTGGCTTTTTTGTAAGCGCAACTTGTTGAACTAAAGTTGATTTGGAGTTGGAGAGTAATGGAGTGTTGGAGTTTTCTTTCGTCGTGTTGAGCGCAGCGTCAGCGAAGTCGAAACATTCTTCGATGAGTAATGATTGATGAAAAGAAATTTCTGTTTGCGTCTGTGAAAGTTGCGGCGCAGTGAGATGAAGCATTTCGCTGCGTTCATCATAACGATATATACAAACAAACGTTTCTGGAATTTCTAAAAAGTTTGCGATGTGTTTTCCCGCCTCAACGCACAAATCTTCGATTGTTTCCGCCGAGTTTATTGCTTTGGAAATTTCAAGCAGCGATTCCTTTTGCTTGCGCTGTCGTTGCTCTTCCGTTACATCGTGAAAGAACACAACAATTCCATTTTCCATTGGAAAAATTCTCACGTCAAAAAACGCATCGAACCGTTCGTCTTTGTAAGCAGAAGTTACGCGCTGAAACGTTTTTGCTTCCATTGCCGCGCGATATTTTTCTCCGAGTTCTGTATCGTTTGCGTTGGGAAAAATTTGAAACACATTTTTTCCGAGAACGTTATTGCGCAAAAATCCTGTTCCGTCTTCTGCGGCTTTGTTCCAATACGTGAAACAAAATTGTTCATCGAGCGCAAAAAATCCGTCGGTGATTCCTTCGAGAATGTGTTTGTATTCTTGAAGAAGATTCGTGGAGTTGTAGAGTGGAGAATGAATCATAATGCGTAATTGAAATTTTTCAAAACCATAAATGGTTTCACTATCAAAAAAAGAATCATAAATGATTCTATCCCGATTCATCGGGATTTCTTCGTATAGCATAATCATTTATGGTTATGCATTTTTGCGGACAAAATTTATTGAATAAGTAGTAGATGTTCTTCTGAAAATTTATATCTTAAAAAAAATTATGATTGAGTTTATATTTGGGAAAGTACCGTAATTCTCCCATCGTGGCAACTTCTGTATATTTGCAACACAAAAATTTTCTTTCATTATGAAAATCATACCTCACGGATACGAATACACCATCTTTGTGCATGAAACAGAAGAAGGTGGATTTATCGCTGATATTCCTTCGCTTCCCGGTTGTATGTCGCAAAGAGAAACGCTCGAAGAAACTATCGCGTTTGCGAAAGAAGCAACAGACATATATCTACAAGCGCTTCTTAAGAGAAAAAAACTTCTCTAATTCATTCTTTCTTCGCAATGAACATTCTCACTATTTCCTCTCTCAATATCCCTTCCCTTCTTCCGTATCGCACACTTCGTCGTCCCGAAGAACATTTGAAGCAAAATATTTTTGTTGCCGAAGGAGAAAAAGTTGTGCGGCGATTACTCGAAAGCGAACTCGAAGTTGTTTCCGTTTTACTTACACCGGAATGGTTGGAAATCTACAAGCCGATTTTAGAAAAGAGAAAAGAATTTTCGCTCGAAATTTTTCTTGCTGAAAAAAAACTTCTCAATGAGATTGTCGGATTTCAACTTCATCAAGGAATAATGGCAATGGCAAACGTTCCGCAAACATTTTCGCTGGAAGAAACCGCAAGAAAATTTCCTTCGCCATTTTTATTTGTAGCGCTTGATGGAGTTGCAAATGCAGAAAATATGGGAGTGATTGTGCGCAATTGTTCGGCGTTTGGCGTTGATGGTATTCTTGTTGGCGAAACATCGTGTTCACCGTATTTGCGTCGTGCAGTGAGAAATTCGATGGGAACAATTTTCAAAATGCGCAT from Ignavibacteria bacterium encodes:
- a CDS encoding type II toxin-antitoxin system HicB family antitoxin, with the translated sequence MKIIPHGYEYTIFVHETEEGGFIADIPSLPGCMSQRETLEETIAFAKEATDIYLQALLKRKKLL
- a CDS encoding RNA methyltransferase, with the translated sequence MNILTISSLNIPSLLPYRTLRRPEEHLKQNIFVAEGEKVVRRLLESELEVVSVLLTPEWLEIYKPILEKRKEFSLEIFLAEKKLLNEIVGFQLHQGIMAMANVPQTFSLEETARKFPSPFLFVALDGVANAENMGVIVRNCSAFGVDGILVGETSCSPYLRRAVRNSMGTIFKMRIIHSRNLASDLQFLSNNFQTAIIAAHPHKSSQNLQGFTNLEKLNICIVFGNEGTGISQNILDICAEKIIIPMMNETDSINVASAVAVILWEIRQRFGMVK